The sequence below is a genomic window from Phoenix dactylifera cultivar Barhee BC4 chromosome 8, palm_55x_up_171113_PBpolish2nd_filt_p, whole genome shotgun sequence.
CAAACGGATGAGACAGCAAGATCCAGAGGGTTATCGTAGTAGATTCAAGGATGCAGCTGGAGAGGGAGGTGGTGCTGGTGCTGGTAATCAGGATTCATCTCCTTCCAAACATAGGTTAGCAGCCAGTCCTCCTAGTGACTTGAGCAATGAACGTGAAAATGGAGGCAGAACGGATAGTGAGGATGAGAGGTTCCCAGGGAACAACAAAATTGAGGATGATTTATTAGATGATTCGCCATCTAGATTGGATCCACTGAAGTTTGAGGATATCAAAGATATAACGATTCGGAGGTCAAAGCTGACTAAGTGGTTCAGAGAACCTTTCTTTGAAGAGCTCATTGTTGGGTGCTTTGTAAGAGTCCAGGTTGGGTCTCGATCTGGTGCCAGATATAAGTTGTGCTTAGTTCGAAATGTTGATGCAAGCGACTCTAGCAGACAGTACAGGCTGGAGCATTATACAACTTGTAAGTTGCTGCACTTGACATGGGGTAATATGTCAGAGAGGTACGAGATGGCTTACATTTCAGACTCTCCAGCTCTTGAGAAGGAGTTTAAGGAATGGCAACATGAGGTTGAGAAGAGTGGTGGTCAGATGCCAACTCGTCAGGATGTGCATGATAAGAAGGAGGCTATTCAGAAGATCAACAGCTTCATCTATTCAGCAGCCACTGTGAAGCAGATGCTGCAAGAGAAGAAGTCGGCCTTGGCAAGGCCAGTCAATGTAGCAGCTGAGAAGGATCGGTTGAGGAAGGAGATGGAGGTGGCGGAGAGTCGGCGGGATGAGGCAGAAGTGGAAAGGATTCGGGCAAGGCTGAAGGAGTTAGAGGAAATGTCGAGGCAAGCAGAAcagaaggatttaaaagctGTAAGATTGGCTGAGATGAATAGGAAGAACCGGGCCGAGAACTTTAAGAATGCCTCGGAGTTGAAGGCAGTCAACACAAGATTAAAGGCTGGGGAGACAGGTTATGATCCTTTTTCTAGGAGATGGACTAGGTCAAGGAATTATTATGTGTCAAAGCCTGGGGGAGATGGGAATGCAGTAGCTGCAAATGGGGATAATGGGAGAGCAACAATGGGTGATGGAGACGCAGTTGCAGTGGGGCTGCTGAATGGGGTCGAAGCTGGTGTGGCAGCCACTGCTGCAGCTCAGGAGGCGGCAGCAGGTGCAGGGAAGTTGGTAGACACGAGTGCACCAGTTGATCATGGGACGGAATCAAACACACTGCATGATTTTGAGTTGCCAATCTCTTTGGCTGCTCTACAGAAGTTCGGGGGCCCTCAAGCTGggcattttaattttatgtcaAGGAAGCAGAAGATAGAAGCAACGACTGGATGCAAAGTTCCAGACAATGATGGGCGGCGGCATGCTTTGGCTTTGACGGTTAGTGACTACAAGAGACGGAGGGGTCTGCTTTGAATTACTGCTTCAGATGGGTTTCAGTCTATCATGTCTGATTGGAACTTCTTTGGTTCCATTTTGGTGTCATGATTAGCTCTCTTTCTCTCACGCCCACATCTTTCCTTCTGCTTCCCCTTGCTGACTTTCAAAAATTGACTATTGGAGTTTATGTTGCTTTCATGAAAGATATTAGttactttataatttttttttgaaattaggaTTTATGTTCCGATTATGTTGAACAACACCTCTTGGACAGTGTTTCTTGTTTAATTCATCATCATAGTTGGATCCCTGATTTTAGATGTGCGAGTATCCTTGTCAGCCACTGAAACCCATCCAAAGTCCAAACTCGATAGCAATTAATTTGTGCATGAACTTGTCTTTAGTTTTCAGGGTTGAGTTGTCTTACACTGGTAATCATGTTCGCCGGTCATGATTGGCGATCGAGGTCTTCATCCTTTGACAATTATTTTCAACCAGCTGGCTTCGATGATCTTCCTGTCGGTGGACTCATCGTTGAAGAAATATGTTTAAAACTTCAGTATATCTTCTGTCATACATATGTGAAACAATCGTTCCTGGTCTTTTCATAATGTACATGTAAATAGTCCTGTTTGCTTGATATCATGCTATTTTCAAGTATTTAAGACACTCAGCTATGATCTTCATGCACAAAGTTATTAAACCTTGACTCTGTATGTTGTTGATTCTTTATTAGTCTAaatttctttttgcataactcaGTTATAATTAGTTTGGAGGGAAGCTATGCACAATCCACATTGTTGGGAGCACATCTCTGGGATTACTAATTTGTTTGGGATGCATGGCCGGAGTCGCAGGTCCATTTTCATTAAACAAGGATTGTAGaaaatttctttcttgcatGATGTTCGATGATGCACCACTTCTTCAAAATTCACCCACCATCAGTAGGAGGTTCATGATTCAAATGAGGCACAACAGAGCGTAATCTTCTTTGCATATCCTTCGATCTTTGCCTTTGTCTACGGTTATGGACGACCAGGGAGGACTTGTAACGAGCCATTTGGCTCAACCAATTGCCAATCTCGCAGGTCCTCAGACCAGTGTCCTAATTGTACATGAACTCTTCTCGAATTAGGGATATGATCCGGTCAATTGGGATTTATACAGTGGAGGGCAGCATCTTGCATGAACATGCGACGCTGCCATGCTTTTCTTCTGACAATGCTTTTATTTGAACCTTGTTGCATGAAGGATTTTCTCCAATATGGAATGCAGGTCAACTATGCGTACCTAAGAAAAGTATAAATAATACTCTATGAAGGTAGGCCGCTGCTTGGGATTCCCAAGATATATTTTATCAGGGGTGATGGGTTGAGAGAGCCCGAATGACATAATCGGAGAAATGAATTGATGGTTAAAACTTAAAACTTGAAACCAATGAATTAGTATGGGAAATAGAGAGATGCTGATTCAGCGTGTTgtgttttaataatttattatgttCTTCCTTATTCTCATGGTGTTACAGGTGACACGTGAAGATTAGGAGAATGGGAAAAATTAGCAAATTCACTAAGAACTAAGATGATAAAAAAATGATCATGCTTGAGGATGATTCGACTACGGTGATCGGCTAGATTCAGAAAGCACCAGTGGCGTAGGTAAGTGCCATCTTTTGCTTCGAGATATTCAGGCCATGGTTgctgttttttgattttttttgaatgtatTCGTACTATAATTATATGAATCATCTACTGTAgcgcatatatatatttatttatttatttaatgcaGATATATGGAAGACGTAAAAATAAAGAATGATAGCAGAAATAACGCTGCCGGCAACAAATCTACAGTATCATGGGCCAGTAGTACatgaatatttataaaaaaggtCATGAATAAATTGTAAAACTTGTATATATTTTATGAATAACTGATTAAGTTTGAATTGATTGACTATTCATGAAATATGCAAGACTAAGTATAAAATCAATAATAATTCAAGAAATTTTCAATAATGTagagaatatttttttgatgCTTACCATGATCATATGCATGGAGGCTGGAGTCTGAGAAAGTAAGGCAAGCAAATACTGATTTGATAGtgttatcaaaaaaatattattgttatTGTAAAATAGGAAATAGTTTATGCCACCATATATGATGATCATAAAGCATAGATGGACGGTTGATTGGCCCGTGCTGGATCTCATCCAACAACTTCTGTGTATTGCACCCTTTCCCAGCCGGAATTGGAGTAGAGGCGATATTATGCCCCCAGTTTATGTCAGCCACATCATAATAAGTGATGGCAAAAATCAATTCATGAAAATGCCATTCATGTTTTAAGTCATTTCAAGATGATATTATCAATTAACAGTGGTAATTGATTGCTCGGCCGGTACCACCCTACAATTTTCCAATTTTGAtataatgaagaaaaaaaaaagaagaagagaaaaaggcaaAACAAAATCTAAgatcatataaatgctcttGCTCTTTCATGCCAGCATCAAACTCTCCAATTCTTGCTCCTTCAGATAATTACCATTCTCCATATTTGACATTACCATCGCCATAATCATATGGTAGAACAAGGCATGGTCGGGGAGGCAAGTTTGCTGTGGGAATGGAGAGAGATGCACCATATAGCCGTGCACATCAGCAAACACTGAGATATATTATTGTAGGTTCTATTGATCGTGTACTTATTTTAGTGATTGGTCTATATAAATATACTTAGATGAGTGATGGTGTTCATGGTGCATATGATATAAGATATAATTTTTCTActattcataaaaatatatatttttaattagaattctatttttttaaaaaaaattaaactaatattaataagaaaagtatgaataacataatatcataaatatatttctaaaatataaaacatttttatttttaattttatgaaaAAACTTTCGCCATCCGGGTATATAAAATGTGCCACGTGCGAACTCTAGTTATTATTGAAGTGGTAAAGATAAAGGAGGGAGCTTGGCAGAGGGAAAGGGGTTGGGAAGTGCGAGCAGGACCGACTCACAGCCATGGCGGCAGCCAAGGGGAGCGAAACGGCGATGCTTGTCATCGATATGCAGGCACGAGATATAATCTTCCACTTTTGCCCCCGTGCTTGTGATTACCTACCATGGGACTCGTCGCCGGTTTTCGGAGAGTTCCCTTCCGCTCAGAATTTGGGATTCCTTTGGCCTTCCagattaatttatttatatcctcctttttatgaaaaaaaatcaatttatttgtaGTTAACATCATCTTCTCGTTCGTTTTTGGCTAATTTCCAGAACGATTTTATATTGCCGGAGTTGGAAAGTCCGGTGATGGTGGCCGGCGGCGAAGCTATCGTCTCATCCGTCGTCAAGGCCGTTTCGGTGGCCCGAGAGCGTGGCATGTTCGTGATTTGGGTCAGTTGCAGGTCCCTTTTTATTGTTCCTTCTCATTTCTTCCCAAATGATACCTGCCTTTGGTATTGTAATCGTCGATTCTTCACCAGCGACCACGAAATCTTTTCACAGAAATTTACGTGGATTGTTTTAGACAACACCCTTTTTCTCTCTAATTCATCGAAAAAATACTAATTTATGGGAATTATCCCATCTTCGAGAATGCCAGATATACTTGGCAAAATATTAACcagcttttttcttttattacacAGTGCAAAATAATCAAGGGATGATGATTGAATTCTCATAATTTAAATGCCCATAATGTTGATATTGACAACAATTGAATGGATTATTTGCA
It includes:
- the LOC103702552 gene encoding protein RTF1 homolog — translated: MADLENLLLEAAGRMGASGRKNSHSRPQSRWRREGSFSDGSDSKDDDSDSPRYNKRKSAGSQVPLKKRLDPPEKDKRSGWGDDDDDDRHSSDESDSAPSVGSDLYRDEADKEELGKMSELDRELILAERSTKIDDYKLKKMARASSKIDKSRKVSPPPLPYRSRSSVRTDRTAAKSALNELRAKRMRQQDPEGYRSRFKDAAGEGGGAGAGNQDSSPSKHRLAASPPSDLSNERENGGRTDSEDERFPGNNKIEDDLLDDSPSRLDPLKFEDIKDITIRRSKLTKWFREPFFEELIVGCFVRVQVGSRSGARYKLCLVRNVDASDSSRQYRLEHYTTCKLLHLTWGNMSERYEMAYISDSPALEKEFKEWQHEVEKSGGQMPTRQDVHDKKEAIQKINSFIYSAATVKQMLQEKKSALARPVNVAAEKDRLRKEMEVAESRRDEAEVERIRARLKELEEMSRQAEQKDLKAVRLAEMNRKNRAENFKNASELKAVNTRLKAGETGYDPFSRRWTRSRNYYVSKPGGDGNAVAANGDNGRATMGDGDAVAVGLLNGVEAGVAATAAAQEAAAGAGKLVDTSAPVDHGTESNTLHDFELPISLAALQKFGGPQAGHFNFMSRKQKIEATTGCKVPDNDGRRHALALTVSDYKRRRGLL